In Desulfonatronospira thiodismutans ASO3-1, a single window of DNA contains:
- a CDS encoding tetratricopeptide repeat protein, whose amino-acid sequence MTHQQSTAEVRSPQINGVFSSTSKITVGYGHTKKKTTQYILIYATEREDGNINIQTLNEKYVPTGASRVISKDNLMTNYLPEPELYMNKVYPVIRELSKTVARGERHLRNSENYSAEMEFKKALRVDEENIRATFGLGLSYLRRGETDNGKTVFKRLVSLKNAFEPEHKHMFNEFGIQLRKNKMFVQAIKYYSRAMQYSQRDENLYFNMARTYYEYGKTSMAVKFVQKALEINPQMSQALEFKSYIVKKMPTYHLKA is encoded by the coding sequence ATGACACACCAGCAGTCCACTGCAGAAGTCCGGTCTCCCCAGATAAACGGGGTTTTTTCCTCTACTTCCAAAATAACGGTTGGATATGGGCATACCAAAAAGAAAACCACCCAGTACATACTCATCTACGCCACTGAAAGGGAAGACGGCAACATCAACATCCAGACCCTCAATGAAAAGTATGTGCCCACCGGAGCCTCCAGGGTCATCAGCAAGGACAACCTCATGACCAACTACCTTCCGGAGCCGGAGCTGTATATGAACAAGGTCTATCCGGTTATCCGTGAACTCTCCAAGACTGTGGCCAGGGGTGAGAGGCACCTGCGCAACAGCGAGAATTACAGCGCCGAGATGGAATTCAAGAAGGCCCTGCGGGTGGATGAGGAAAATATCCGGGCCACATTCGGCCTTGGTCTGTCCTACCTCAGAAGAGGTGAGACCGACAACGGCAAAACCGTCTTTAAGAGACTGGTTTCTCTTAAAAATGCCTTTGAGCCTGAGCACAAGCACATGTTCAACGAGTTCGGCATCCAGCTTCGCAAAAACAAGATGTTTGTGCAGGCCATCAAATATTACTCCCGGGCCATGCAATACAGCCAGCGTGATGAAAATCTTTATTTCAACATGGCCAGGACCTATTATGAATACGGCAAGACTTCAATGGCGGTAAAATTTGTCCAGAAAGCACTGGAAATCAATCCGCAAATGTCCCAGGCACTGGAGTTCAAATCCTATATCGTTAAAAAAATGCCCACCTATCATCTCAAGGCCTGA
- a CDS encoding RNA ligase partner protein, translating to MTEKDIKSSRSRVVLDTSILTNPESRQYFGEDLPSAIKKICFLVQECGFELYIPSSVFKELSNFVPAKELTGLRILAVVRNPDLYNLQVPAAIFHAFIHKLRQRVNKGLQVAEKAIERDNLPENIRWVRQHYREALRSGILDSTEDLEVVLMAREVQGLVLTEDQGICSMASDLGLEVFNALDFVHYCQGVMKEDDFARPGSRN from the coding sequence ATGACAGAAAAGGACATAAAATCCAGCCGGAGCAGGGTTGTTCTGGACACAAGCATACTGACCAATCCTGAATCCAGGCAGTATTTCGGAGAAGATCTGCCCTCAGCCATTAAAAAGATATGTTTTCTGGTCCAGGAATGCGGTTTTGAGCTTTATATTCCTTCTTCGGTTTTCAAAGAGCTCTCCAACTTTGTGCCGGCAAAGGAATTGACAGGACTGCGTATTCTTGCCGTTGTCCGCAATCCCGACCTGTACAATCTTCAGGTCCCGGCGGCCATATTCCATGCCTTTATCCACAAGCTGCGCCAAAGGGTGAACAAGGGCCTGCAGGTAGCGGAAAAGGCCATTGAAAGGGATAACCTCCCGGAAAACATCCGCTGGGTTCGGCAGCATTACCGTGAAGCCCTGCGCAGCGGAATTCTGGACAGTACAGAAGACCTGGAGGTAGTGCTTATGGCCAGGGAAGTTCAGGGACTGGTTCTCACCGAAGACCAGGGTATCTGCAGTATGGCTTCAGATCTGGGTCTGGAGGTTTTCAACGCTCTGGATTTTGTCCACTACTGTCAGGGCGTCATGAAGGAGGATGACTTTGCTCGACCAGGATCAAGGAATTGA
- the pabB gene encoding aminodeoxychorismate synthase component I: protein MDPGSALSQPESSGIKTPRALVRQARSGKLLSFDGLEGIIKAHTAEEVLPALQQVEQQVEGHSLFAAGFVSYEASLAFDPYLKVRPDDSGFPLLWFGLFSGMRETELPRPDSRVSLEGLNWSPSITPGEYSSSLDRIREYIRAGDTYQVNFTYRLRAECSLDPLDIFCTIYRSQDPPYAAFIDTGEFALCSFSPEMFFTLKGQTLRSRPMKGTAARGLDNIQDRHAARELEKSEKDRAENVMIVDMVRNDMGRIAHPGSVHVPQLFSVEKYFDVWQMTSLVESSTSAPLDAIFSSLFPPASITGAPKIRTTEIIAELETAPRRIYTGAMGYVAPGRQAQFNVAIRTLLLDQTKSLAEYGIGGGIVWDSRTDMEMNESRVKARVLATPGPGFDLLESILWQPSKGFPYLSMHLERLQESAEYFDFPLDLQRVHSELQDLGAALPQEPHKIRLLVSRKGAVKVQAVKLDTQNPGFSRLPLAASAVDPDNRFLYHKTTNREVYNQALAARPGCRDVLLYNHRGQATESTIANLAVEKNGELLTPPVSCGLLPGVYRSLMLEQGVIRESVLSIQDVLDSPRVFLMNSVRGMHQVDIIS, encoded by the coding sequence ATGGATCCTGGATCCGCACTTTCGCAACCTGAATCTTCAGGCATAAAGACCCCCCGGGCCTTAGTCCGACAGGCCCGCTCAGGAAAACTGCTTTCATTTGACGGCCTTGAGGGCATAATCAAGGCTCATACTGCCGAAGAGGTCCTGCCCGCACTGCAGCAGGTGGAACAGCAGGTTGAAGGCCACAGCCTTTTCGCTGCCGGGTTTGTCTCCTACGAGGCCTCTTTGGCCTTTGATCCTTATTTAAAAGTCCGCCCGGACGATTCAGGTTTTCCCCTTCTGTGGTTCGGACTTTTTTCCGGTATGCGGGAAACAGAACTGCCCCGCCCGGACTCCCGGGTTTCTCTGGAGGGCCTGAACTGGTCGCCCTCCATTACCCCCGGGGAATACTCCAGTTCCCTGGACCGCATCCGGGAATATATCCGGGCCGGAGATACCTATCAGGTCAATTTTACCTACAGGTTAAGAGCTGAATGCTCCCTTGATCCCCTGGACATCTTCTGCACCATCTACCGCTCTCAGGATCCTCCATACGCAGCCTTCATTGATACCGGAGAGTTCGCCCTGTGCAGCTTTTCCCCGGAGATGTTTTTCACCCTCAAGGGACAGACCCTGAGGTCCAGGCCCATGAAAGGCACCGCTGCCAGGGGCCTGGACAACATCCAGGACCGGCATGCGGCCCGGGAGCTTGAAAAATCGGAAAAAGACAGGGCCGAAAACGTCATGATAGTGGACATGGTCCGAAACGACATGGGCCGCATAGCCCATCCGGGAAGCGTGCATGTTCCGCAGCTGTTTTCCGTGGAAAAGTATTTCGATGTCTGGCAGATGACTTCTCTGGTAGAGAGTTCTACATCCGCTCCCCTGGACGCGATTTTTTCATCTCTTTTCCCACCTGCCTCCATTACCGGAGCCCCCAAGATCAGAACCACGGAAATCATCGCTGAACTGGAAACCGCACCCAGGCGCATCTACACCGGGGCCATGGGCTATGTAGCTCCGGGCAGGCAGGCCCAGTTCAACGTGGCCATCCGCACCCTCCTTCTGGACCAGACAAAAAGCCTGGCCGAATACGGCATCGGCGGAGGCATAGTCTGGGACTCCAGAACGGACATGGAAATGAACGAGTCCAGGGTCAAGGCCAGGGTCCTGGCCACTCCAGGCCCTGGCTTCGATCTTTTGGAAAGCATTTTGTGGCAGCCTTCAAAAGGCTTTCCCTATTTGAGCATGCACCTCGAGCGCCTGCAGGAATCTGCTGAATACTTTGACTTTCCCCTGGACCTGCAGCGAGTGCACAGTGAGTTGCAGGATCTGGGTGCTGCCCTGCCCCAGGAGCCGCACAAAATACGCCTGCTGGTATCCAGGAAGGGTGCGGTGAAGGTGCAGGCAGTGAAGCTTGATACGCAGAATCCCGGTTTTTCCCGTCTGCCCCTGGCCGCCTCAGCGGTGGATCCAGACAACAGGTTCTTATACCACAAAACCACCAACAGGGAAGTGTACAATCAGGCCCTGGCTGCCAGGCCCGGCTGCCGGGACGTGCTTCTATACAATCATCGCGGCCAGGCTACCGAATCCACCATTGCCAACCTGGCAGTAGAAAAAAACGGGGAACTGCTCACCCCCCCGGTAAGCTGCGGCCTGCTGCCCGGAGTGTACCGTTCTCTTATGCTGGAGCAGGGCGTCATCCGCGAAAGTGTGCTGAGCATCCAGGACGTACTGGACAGCCCAAGGGTCTTTCTCATGAACAGTGTCCGCGGCATGCACCAGGTGGACATTATTTCCTGA
- a CDS encoding methyl-accepting chemotaxis protein: MQRLLGSLESFRTAVLALVAVYAALMVLMVYFRAPEGLLLAAICAGGALIILAVITFTSLVSRTLQDNITQAKSIASGHYTSTFRQLPDQGLMGQSQEALREMLEHLKYELSLSRGIMHSMATPCAVTDTEENFIFGNQKLVDMLEHEGRPEDFYGQNVAVFFYGEKRQTVLGTAMQENRWISKEVEFTGRKGGKRSIHIDASPLYDIEGKLMGSLCIYTDLSEIRASEARIKEQNRIISSYASQATSISESLASSSRDLAAQVEQASRGAESQTSLAGQTATSMEEMNSTVMEVARNASAAAQEADQARDMAREGSKVVEDSVAAINKVHGKSRELQSSMDSLGKQAQEIGNIMNVIDDIADQTNLLALNAAIEAARAGDAGRGFAVVADEVRKLAEKTMKATREVGQAVSSIQEGANSNIQGMDQASALIDEANSLANRSGEALEDIVRRVQKATEQVQAIATATEEQSTASEEVNRNIEEVNRISRETSEVMTQSSGSIAELSRQAQELKDLVQQLSQK; the protein is encoded by the coding sequence ATGCAAAGATTACTTGGTTCCCTGGAAAGCTTCAGGACGGCTGTACTGGCCCTGGTGGCAGTCTATGCAGCCCTTATGGTTTTAATGGTGTATTTCAGGGCCCCGGAAGGCCTGCTCCTGGCCGCCATCTGCGCAGGAGGCGCGCTGATTATCCTGGCAGTCATCACTTTCACCAGCCTCGTCTCCCGCACCCTGCAGGACAACATCACCCAGGCCAAAAGTATAGCTTCCGGACACTACACCAGCACATTCAGACAGCTCCCGGACCAGGGTCTCATGGGCCAGTCCCAGGAGGCCCTGCGGGAAATGCTTGAGCACCTCAAATACGAACTGAGCCTCTCCCGTGGGATCATGCACAGCATGGCCACTCCCTGCGCGGTTACCGACACTGAGGAAAACTTCATCTTCGGCAACCAGAAACTGGTGGACATGCTGGAACACGAGGGCAGGCCCGAAGACTTTTACGGCCAGAACGTGGCTGTCTTTTTCTATGGTGAAAAAAGGCAGACCGTACTGGGTACAGCCATGCAGGAAAACCGCTGGATCAGCAAGGAGGTGGAATTCACCGGACGTAAAGGGGGCAAGCGCAGCATCCATATTGATGCCTCGCCCCTGTACGATATCGAGGGCAAGCTCATGGGTTCGCTTTGCATATACACTGATCTAAGCGAAATTCGGGCCTCGGAGGCGCGTATCAAGGAACAGAACCGCATAATCTCCAGCTATGCCAGTCAGGCCACCAGCATTTCCGAATCCCTGGCCTCATCCTCCAGGGACCTGGCCGCCCAGGTGGAACAGGCCAGCCGGGGGGCCGAATCCCAGACTTCCCTGGCCGGGCAGACGGCCACCTCCATGGAGGAAATGAACAGCACCGTTATGGAAGTGGCCCGAAACGCCTCTGCTGCGGCCCAGGAGGCTGATCAGGCCCGGGATATGGCCCGGGAGGGCTCAAAAGTCGTGGAAGACTCTGTGGCGGCAATAAACAAGGTGCACGGAAAATCCAGGGAACTGCAGTCCAGCATGGACAGCCTGGGCAAACAGGCACAGGAGATAGGCAACATCATGAATGTTATTGATGATATTGCGGACCAGACCAATCTTCTGGCCCTCAATGCAGCCATCGAGGCGGCCAGGGCCGGGGATGCAGGGCGAGGGTTCGCCGTAGTGGCCGATGAAGTGCGCAAACTGGCCGAAAAGACCATGAAGGCCACCAGGGAAGTGGGGCAGGCTGTTTCATCCATTCAGGAGGGGGCCAATAGCAATATACAGGGCATGGACCAGGCTTCGGCGCTTATCGATGAGGCCAACAGCCTGGCCAACCGCTCCGGGGAGGCCCTGGAGGACATTGTCAGGCGGGTCCAGAAAGCAACAGAACAGGTCCAGGCCATTGCCACCGCAACCGAAGAGCAGTCCACCGCCAGTGAAGAGGTCAACCGCAACATAGAGGAAGTAAACCGCATTTCCAGAGAAACAAGCGAGGTCATGACCCAGTCCTCCGGTTCAATTGCAGAACTCTCCCGTCAGGCCCAGGAATTAAAGGACCTGGTACAGCAGCTTAGTCAAAAGTAA
- the greA gene encoding transcription elongation factor GreA: MSDSIPISEEGFARLKQELEKLQAERPEVIQAIKEAREEGDLKENAGYDAARERQGLLEAKIAQITSRMPMFNIIDLDTMDGNKVCYGATVEIENVDTGEVKKYTLLGPDETDFVPDSLSVFSPLARALMGREVGDETVVNAPKGKIEYEILDIKFYGSSIFKDG, from the coding sequence ATGAGCGACAGCATCCCCATTTCAGAGGAAGGTTTTGCAAGACTTAAACAAGAACTGGAAAAACTCCAGGCCGAACGCCCCGAGGTGATCCAGGCCATCAAGGAAGCCCGCGAGGAAGGCGATCTCAAAGAAAACGCCGGCTACGACGCGGCCAGGGAACGCCAGGGCCTTCTGGAGGCCAAGATTGCCCAGATAACTTCACGTATGCCCATGTTCAACATCATCGACCTGGACACCATGGATGGCAACAAGGTATGCTATGGGGCCACAGTGGAAATAGAAAACGTGGACACCGGCGAAGTTAAAAAATATACTCTGCTCGGCCCTGATGAGACCGATTTTGTTCCAGATTCTCTGTCCGTTTTTTCTCCCCTGGCCCGGGCCCTCATGGGCAGAGAGGTGGGCGATGAAACAGTGGTAAACGCCCCCAAAGGCAAGATCGAGTACGAAATCCTGGATATCAAGTTTTACGGCTCCTCCATCTTCAAAGATGGCTAA
- the secG gene encoding preprotein translocase subunit SecG: protein MQTLIVTLHLISCVVLVVLVLLQSGQQGMGVIFGGGGGSLFGSGGAGGILAKLTVAVAIIFFCTSLTFTYMTAKQHETQPSEIVQQHEEESSRDFPLQSMRPDSEDGRETSGPVSSQ from the coding sequence TTGCAGACATTGATTGTAACTCTGCATCTTATATCCTGCGTGGTCCTGGTGGTCCTGGTTCTGCTGCAGTCCGGGCAGCAGGGCATGGGAGTCATATTCGGGGGAGGCGGCGGAAGTCTCTTCGGAAGCGGCGGCGCAGGCGGAATCCTGGCCAAGCTGACGGTAGCGGTGGCCATCATATTTTTTTGCACATCCCTTACTTTTACATATATGACCGCCAAGCAGCATGAGACTCAACCCAGTGAAATTGTGCAGCAACATGAGGAGGAAAGTTCCCGGGATTTTCCTCTGCAGAGCATGAGACCGGACAGTGAAGACGGAAGGGAGACATCAGGCCCGGTTTCCAGTCAGTGA
- the tpiA gene encoding triose-phosphate isomerase — MPKKLMAANWKMFKTWEEARQTARELVVAVRNDLPDDREVLLCPPFTALRGVSEMLMQQEGFYLGGQDFYPAEQGAFTGEINPDQLLDAGCSYALVGHSERRHVLGEKDDFLASKVAFGLQKGLKVILCIGETLQERKHGQVQEVLHAQLEHGLKHISTGISAEHLAVAYEPVWAIGTGETAGPPEIQEAHDLVREKLKGILKQGEAIRILYGGSVKPENTASIISLDNVEGVLVGGASLNADKFSQIVLA, encoded by the coding sequence ATGCCCAAAAAACTCATGGCCGCCAACTGGAAGATGTTCAAAACCTGGGAGGAAGCCAGGCAGACCGCCAGGGAGCTGGTGGTAGCCGTCAGAAACGACCTGCCCGATGACCGGGAAGTCTTGCTCTGCCCGCCATTTACCGCTCTGCGGGGGGTCAGCGAGATGCTCATGCAGCAGGAAGGCTTTTATCTGGGCGGGCAGGATTTTTATCCAGCTGAGCAGGGAGCCTTTACCGGCGAAATAAACCCGGACCAGCTCCTGGATGCCGGCTGCAGCTATGCCCTTGTCGGGCACTCGGAGCGCAGGCATGTACTCGGGGAAAAAGATGACTTCCTCGCTTCAAAAGTGGCCTTCGGCCTTCAGAAGGGACTGAAGGTCATCCTGTGCATAGGCGAGACTCTGCAGGAGCGCAAGCATGGACAGGTACAGGAGGTGCTTCATGCCCAACTGGAACATGGGCTCAAGCATATTTCCACGGGTATTTCGGCAGAGCACCTGGCAGTGGCTTACGAACCTGTCTGGGCCATAGGCACCGGTGAAACCGCCGGCCCCCCGGAGATACAGGAAGCCCACGACCTGGTCCGGGAAAAGCTCAAAGGTATTCTCAAGCAGGGGGAGGCAATCCGCATTCTCTACGGCGGCAGCGTCAAGCCGGAAAATACCGCTTCCATAATATCCCTTGACAATGTAGAAGGGGTTCTGGTAGGTGGTGCAAGCTTAAACGCTGATAAATTTTCGCAAATAGTACTTGCGTAA
- a CDS encoding macro domain-containing protein, whose protein sequence is MHKVISRVRVECVQGDIASQEDITAVVNAANSQLRPGGGVAGALHQKAGPGLEEECRPLAPIRPGEAVLTGGHNLPNRYVIHCLGPVYGVDRPEDELLARCYKRALSLAEEHHVDSIAFPAISSGAFGFPLDKAAQVALKTIADAATGLRQVKKIRFVLFSQEQKQVFEQALSSIEST, encoded by the coding sequence ATGCACAAGGTAATTTCCAGGGTCAGGGTGGAATGCGTCCAGGGCGACATAGCCTCCCAGGAAGACATAACCGCAGTGGTAAATGCGGCAAACTCGCAGCTGAGGCCCGGCGGAGGCGTGGCCGGGGCCCTGCACCAGAAGGCCGGTCCCGGACTGGAAGAAGAATGCCGCCCCCTGGCGCCCATAAGGCCTGGAGAGGCGGTGCTTACCGGGGGACACAACCTGCCCAACAGGTACGTTATTCATTGCCTGGGGCCTGTTTACGGTGTGGACCGGCCCGAGGACGAACTACTGGCCAGGTGCTACAAAAGAGCCTTGAGCCTGGCTGAAGAGCACCATGTGGACTCCATAGCCTTTCCGGCCATTTCTTCGGGGGCCTTTGGTTTTCCCCTGGACAAGGCGGCGCAGGTGGCATTAAAAACAATTGCTGACGCGGCCACTGGACTGCGCCAGGTAAAAAAGATCAGGTTCGTCCTTTTCAGCCAGGAACAGAAGCAGGTGTTTGAACAGGCCCTGAGCAGCATCGAAAGCACGTAA
- a CDS encoding ATP-binding protein, translating to MNKYADNLCSSEERYRKLFENSPLGIFQADDKGIIVDCNDNFVKIIGSSRQALIGLNIHSLPDTKLVTEFKKSLSGEAGFYEDVYHSVSVDKATPVKVHFAPIFADNGRIQGCMGIVEDVTQKKLDEEEIHKNARRLSEINHCLLGLGQDFETNVQRLTALCGDLLGAACALYNRLESGLLCSMGQWQAPEDYDPRDHPQGHICYDAIKQGQNETMVVTDLDQTEYARTDPNVRRYNLKTYLGHPVKCGEDFVGTLCVVYQENRVPTEDDKKVIGIIASALSAEEDRRQAREDLVRSQESFKRLAEQCPISIMQFDSQGRLIFVNEWHMQHFAGNAVDKQKLLGMHIQELPGLEKAGINEQVSQILNGEHLDVPEIFFPEFIGGGCGWVSLRGVPLKEGDKITGGILIREDLTAWKKTEQELVKARQEAEAASRVKTEFLANMSHEIRTPLNGIAGMLQLLKETSLDMEQKEYVDLGIKSSHRLTRLLSDILDLSRIEAGHMTIHQEEFDPLELCSSVNELFAVTTRNKHLSLECIFQEGFPSRLVGDEARIQQILFNLVGNALKFTEKGGVQVSWSLYAGDDTEQQVRITVQDTGIGMEQEVLQELFKPFVQAENSYTRKYQGAGLGLSIVKRLVELMHGNISVKSVPGQGSTFYVDLPLKAAEDSDVSRQEDSQDSEKALSGLRILLVEDDPANRFAMQKLLQKSGHHVQTAQNGSQAVEAFAHSHFDCIFMDIHMPVMDGVQATRKIRSMQDSGIAPKVPIIALTAYTLNGDREKFLESGMDEYLGKPVQMQDIENVLKKLLG from the coding sequence ATGAATAAGTACGCTGACAACCTGTGCTCCAGCGAAGAGCGTTATCGCAAACTCTTCGAGAATTCCCCCCTTGGCATTTTTCAAGCCGATGACAAAGGCATCATTGTCGACTGCAACGACAATTTCGTAAAGATCATAGGTTCGTCCCGCCAGGCCCTTATAGGCCTGAATATACATTCCCTGCCCGACACAAAGCTTGTAACGGAGTTCAAGAAGTCTTTGTCCGGAGAAGCAGGATTTTATGAAGATGTTTACCATTCGGTTTCAGTGGATAAGGCCACACCGGTCAAGGTGCATTTCGCTCCCATCTTTGCAGATAACGGCAGAATCCAGGGATGCATGGGGATAGTCGAGGATGTTACCCAGAAAAAGTTAGACGAAGAAGAGATCCACAAAAACGCCAGACGCCTCTCAGAGATCAATCATTGCCTGCTTGGTCTGGGCCAGGACTTTGAGACCAATGTACAGCGGCTGACGGCTCTTTGCGGAGACCTGCTGGGAGCTGCGTGCGCCTTGTACAATCGCCTGGAATCAGGCCTTCTGTGTTCCATGGGGCAGTGGCAGGCTCCGGAAGACTACGATCCCAGGGACCATCCCCAGGGGCACATATGCTACGATGCCATAAAGCAGGGCCAAAACGAGACAATGGTGGTCACCGATCTGGACCAGACTGAGTATGCCCGTACAGACCCCAATGTCCGGCGGTACAACCTGAAGACCTATCTGGGGCACCCGGTGAAGTGCGGTGAAGACTTTGTAGGCACATTATGCGTGGTCTACCAGGAAAATAGAGTTCCTACAGAAGATGATAAAAAGGTGATAGGCATTATCGCCTCCGCCCTGAGTGCTGAGGAAGACCGCAGGCAGGCCCGGGAAGACCTTGTCAGAAGTCAGGAGTCCTTCAAAAGGCTTGCTGAGCAGTGCCCCATATCCATAATGCAGTTTGACAGCCAGGGCCGCCTTATCTTTGTCAATGAGTGGCACATGCAGCACTTTGCAGGCAACGCGGTGGACAAACAGAAACTTTTGGGCATGCATATTCAGGAACTGCCAGGCCTGGAAAAGGCTGGCATCAATGAACAGGTAAGCCAGATACTAAATGGTGAACACCTTGATGTTCCGGAAATATTTTTTCCAGAGTTCATAGGCGGCGGTTGCGGCTGGGTTTCCCTGCGCGGTGTGCCTCTAAAGGAAGGTGACAAAATCACCGGAGGCATTTTAATCCGCGAAGACCTTACCGCCTGGAAAAAGACAGAGCAGGAACTGGTCAAAGCCAGGCAGGAAGCAGAGGCGGCAAGCAGGGTCAAGACCGAGTTTCTGGCCAATATGAGCCACGAGATAAGAACACCTCTAAACGGCATCGCCGGTATGCTGCAGCTGTTAAAAGAGACCAGCCTGGACATGGAACAAAAGGAGTATGTGGATCTGGGCATAAAATCCTCTCACCGGCTGACCAGGCTTTTATCGGACATCCTGGACCTCTCGCGCATCGAGGCCGGGCACATGACCATCCACCAGGAAGAATTCGACCCGCTGGAGCTTTGCAGTTCGGTAAACGAACTTTTTGCCGTCACCACCAGAAACAAACATCTGTCCCTGGAATGTATCTTCCAGGAGGGTTTTCCTTCCAGGCTTGTTGGAGACGAGGCCAGGATCCAGCAGATACTCTTCAACCTGGTGGGCAATGCCCTGAAATTCACCGAAAAAGGCGGGGTGCAGGTGTCCTGGTCTTTGTACGCCGGGGACGATACTGAACAGCAGGTGCGCATAACTGTCCAGGACACCGGGATAGGCATGGAGCAGGAGGTGCTTCAGGAGCTCTTCAAGCCATTTGTCCAGGCTGAAAACTCCTATACACGCAAGTATCAGGGTGCAGGACTGGGACTGTCCATAGTCAAGAGACTTGTGGAGCTCATGCACGGAAACATAAGCGTTAAGAGCGTGCCCGGGCAGGGCAGCACGTTCTACGTGGACCTTCCTTTGAAAGCTGCAGAGGACAGTGACGTTTCCAGGCAGGAAGACAGTCAGGACAGTGAAAAAGCTCTAAGCGGGCTCCGGATCCTTCTGGTGGAAGATGATCCGGCCAACCGCTTCGCCATGCAGAAGCTTCTGCAAAAATCAGGTCATCATGTGCAGACGGCCCAGAACGGCAGTCAGGCCGTGGAAGCCTTTGCCCACAGCCACTTTGACTGTATTTTCATGGACATTCATATGCCGGTTATGGACGGGGTGCAGGCCACCAGGAAAATCAGAAGCATGCAGGATTCAGGCATAGCCCCAAAAGTCCCCATTATAGCCCTGACCGCTTATACATTAAACGGGGACCGGGAAAAATTTCTGGAGTCCGGCATGGATGAATACCTGGGCAAGCCGGTACAGATGCAGGACATTGAAAACGTTCTAAAAAAGCTCTTGGGCTGA
- a CDS encoding RNA ligase: MLDQDQGIEHNEYNGLVYSRQRKDSSFPRGTVHLYNEDQSRPGRSITGFPHIKRTYHLHAGIKRLFKNDSFKAEEKLDGYNLRVFSHAGRLLAATRGGFICPFSTEWAGIWAEEYDLDGFFRDYPGHYLCGEVLGDNPYNRQRGVDLSPGAHFFVFEVCKPDGTFLPVSTKEELLREYGLPAVKELGTFNALQGEELYALLRDLNSRGKEGVVLKSPDSSRRMKFVTPECDIQDIKDGLEVGFDLDMGFFQSRYMRVVYFVQELGLDKDEYSRKLGRAFMDGIPVSENYQGAREEYTVYLSSRNTWQSLLSMLISQIKIRTLETSWQHVRGREMLKVRFARIYTRSGKRYQRMIKGVLHQD, from the coding sequence TTGCTCGACCAGGATCAAGGAATTGAACACAATGAATACAACGGACTGGTTTATTCCAGGCAGAGAAAGGACAGTTCCTTCCCCCGGGGCACGGTACATCTATATAATGAGGATCAGAGCCGTCCAGGCAGAAGCATAACAGGGTTTCCGCACATCAAAAGGACTTACCACCTGCATGCCGGAATCAAAAGGCTTTTCAAAAACGATTCCTTTAAGGCCGAAGAAAAGCTGGACGGATACAATCTGCGTGTATTCAGCCATGCAGGACGACTTCTGGCCGCCACCAGGGGAGGCTTTATCTGCCCTTTCAGCACCGAATGGGCCGGTATATGGGCTGAAGAATACGATCTGGATGGTTTTTTCAGAGATTATCCCGGGCACTATCTGTGCGGGGAGGTTCTAGGGGATAACCCTTACAACCGCCAGCGCGGCGTTGATCTGTCTCCGGGAGCCCATTTCTTTGTATTTGAGGTCTGCAAGCCCGACGGCACCTTTTTGCCTGTATCCACCAAAGAAGAACTGCTGCGTGAATATGGACTGCCGGCAGTGAAAGAACTGGGCACCTTTAATGCGTTGCAGGGTGAAGAACTTTATGCTCTTCTTCGCGACCTCAACTCCCGGGGCAAGGAGGGCGTAGTGCTCAAGTCACCCGATTCCTCCAGGCGGATGAAGTTTGTCACTCCGGAATGCGATATCCAGGATATCAAGGACGGCCTCGAGGTCGGGTTTGATCTGGATATGGGTTTTTTTCAGAGCCGATACATGCGGGTTGTTTATTTTGTTCAGGAGCTCGGCCTGGATAAGGACGAATACTCCCGGAAGCTGGGGCGGGCATTTATGGACGGCATTCCAGTATCAGAGAATTACCAGGGTGCCAGGGAAGAATACACCGTATATCTGTCCAGCCGTAACACCTGGCAGTCCTTGCTCAGCATGCTCATAAGCCAGATCAAAATCAGGACGCTGGAAACATCCTGGCAGCATGTCCGGGGCAGGGAAATGCTCAAGGTGCGCTTTGCCAGGATTTATACCAGAAGCGGCAAACGTTATCAGAGGATGATCAAGGGTGTGCTGCACCAGGATTGA